From the genome of Spinacia oleracea cultivar Varoflay chromosome 2, BTI_SOV_V1, whole genome shotgun sequence, one region includes:
- the LOC110806125 gene encoding uncharacterized protein, producing the protein MTSKPETTIYTPLPSDPNSPPTTVHTYVLLPFYPHTRHPLLRHLRRSILSLSLLLLLSLTIFLLFPSDPQLKLVRLRLNHIKVNSDHHLSLDLSLSLTLKVRNPDFFSVKYDALDVSIAYRGKKLGFVDSDGGRIKARGSSYVNATLLVDGFEVLHDFFYLIEDVAAGKVPFDTVSTIKGEFGLFFLKIPIRAKMSCEIDVNPKDQTIVHQNCYPQ; encoded by the exons atgacctcgaaaccCGAAACTACCATCTACACTCCCCTACCATCCGACCCTAACTCGCCACCTACCACCGTCCACACCTACGTCCTTTTACCTTTCTACCCTCACACGCGCCACCCCTTGCTCCGACACCTCCGTCGCAGCATcctctcactctctctcctcctcctcctctctcTCACCATCTTCCTCCTTTTCCCTTCCGACCCGCAACTCAAACTCGTCCGACTCAGACTCAACCACATCAAAGTCAACTCGGATCATCATCTCTCTCTTgacctttctctctcccttaCCCTCAAAGTTCGCAACCCCGATTTCTTCTCCGTAAAATACGACGCTCTTGATGTGTCGATCGCGTATCGAGGGAAGAAGTTAGGGTTTGTGGATTCCGATGGCGGGAGAATCAAAGCGAGAGGATCGTCGTATGTGAATGCGACGCTTCTAGTTGACGGATTTGAAGTTTTGCACGATTTTTTCTACTTGATTGAAGATGTTGCTGCTGGTAAAGTTCCGTTTGATACTGTTTCCACCATCAAAGGAGAATTTGGCCTCTTTTTCCTCAAAATTCCAATCCGG GCTAAAATGTCATGTGAGATAGATGTAAATCCAAAAGACCAGACGATTGTTCATCAAAATTGCTATCCTCAG TGA